One genomic region from Bufo bufo chromosome 3, aBufBuf1.1, whole genome shotgun sequence encodes:
- the ATP5PF gene encoding ATP synthase-coupling factor 6, mitochondrial has protein sequence MVLQQLFRFSSILRSSVSLHLRRNIGLTAIAFNKTKELDPIQKLFVDKIRDYRTKSQKTGGTVDTGAEYQKDLNEDISKLQRLYGGGNLERFPDFKFEEPKLEDVQK, from the exons ATGGTGCTCCAGCAGCTCTTCCGCTTCTCCTCTATTCTGCGCTCCTCCGTCTCTCTCCACTTGAGGAGGAATATCGGACTGACTGCCATCGCCTTTAACAAGACCAAGGAGCTAGATCCCATCCAGAAGCTTTTCGTCGATAAAATCCGTGACTACAGGACTAAGAGCCA AAAAACCGGTGGTACTGTCGACACTGGGGCAGAGTACCAGAAAGATCTGAATGAAGACATCAGCAAACTGCAGAGGTTATATGGAGGGGGCAACTTGGAAAGGTTTCCAGACTTCAAATTTGAAG AACCAAAACTGGAGGATGTACAGAAGTGA